The sequence below is a genomic window from Silene latifolia isolate original U9 population chromosome 7, ASM4854445v1, whole genome shotgun sequence.
agaaagaagcaCATCCACTAGAAAGAAACACAAAGAGGGGTACAAtgtagaattaaaaaaaaaaaaaaaaaggggtacAACATAAAAAACCTAAAAACTCAGGGGTATATCGTAGAATATCCCATAATTGTGAAAGGAATTAATGTTTACTTATTATTAACTCATTTTCGATCATTGTGAGATGGTGTGATGTTAACatattgtaagggtcttttaaTGTTAATGATCAATATAGCCTTGACAATAATATCCGAGTTCGACAACCATTAGCGTTGCAAACAAGCATTTATTCATATAGGAAAATGGTTGAAGGTGGACTGGTGGAATTTGGAATATGCAAAGATTTTACCTTCACAAAGATGAACCAAAGTTACCTCAAAGAGTGGTAAGGGTTCAATTCCATGTTATAATGGTAAACTTGCGTAAACGTTTGATAATATATGAAAGAAAAATACTACATTGATATTGATGGCCATGTTGCTGTGAGTCGATCTACAGTGGATGTTCAGATCATTCATCAACTGCTAGAACACAGCGGAGGCAACCACCTTCGTGCATCAGATCGAACGCTTTGTTGATCTCCCTTAGGGTTAAGTTGTGTGTTATGTACTCATCCACCTTGATTTCCTGTACAATGCACACGTACGGTTAATGTCATTTTGCATTAGACTTTACGGGACAAGAAACAATGAAACTGATCTCATTcagatttataaatggtaatatttGGTGATGTTATAAACCGGACGATTTAGTCCACAGGAGCGGTAAAGCTCTCCCAACTGAGTTTTAACACTGCTGCAGTTATCTATATGCTGAAGGATAACATGCGAATAAGGTACTTGCCTTCTTCATGTACTTCTCCACAAGCCAAGGTACTTGAGATCGGCTCTTGAAACCGCCAAAAGCCGTTCCTTTCCAAACACGACCTGTTACAAGCTGGAAGGGACGAGTAGATATCTCCTGACCAGAGGCAGCAACACCTACAATCACGGATGTTCCCCACCCCTGAACAGTTCCGTTTTATTAGCAAATGTGATTTTTAGTCAAGCCAAAAAAACCAGACTGAGGACGATAATTATTAGGCAGAAACTCACTTTGTGGCAACATTCTAGGGCTGCCCTCATTATAGAAACATTGCCGATGCATTCAAAGCTGTAGTCAACACCACCGTCTGTGAGATCCACAATCACTTGTTGTATTGGTTTGTCATGATCTTTTGGATTCACAAATTCATTCACTCCAAAGTTTTTGGCTGCATCAATCAGAAGAAATAGATAATGAAGGGAAACAATACTACTACGACAATAACTTTTTACTCCAGAACCTAGTGATTACTACTCACGACATTGTAAGCGGGAGTAGGATGTTGCATCCTTGCCCCTATGTTAAAAAACATAGAAAGGTCGTGATAATAATCCCGTCGAAATTGCAGTATTGCACCATCGGCCTGTTGCTCAACGATATAAAACTGCAGGCAGTTTGATGCTTTATTTTGCTTTAATTTATCATACACGAAGTCAAAGAATAGCGAGTCTTTGATTCCAGAACTACAAAGAAcccaatatttacataaaaacTCCATATAGCAAAAGCGTTCATATAGCTAGAAAACATGTCTAGTGACATCCTGAATTTCAACCCCGCGCAACtttcagaagaaaaaaaaaattgaaattagtAAAGCCTTTTTCTATgtaaaggatggaatcatgacaAGAAAAAGGAATAATCTAGGATATTATTATGATAAGAAGAACAAAAGAGCTTTGCAATAAAAACATATCAGAAGTACGTTCATCAAATATCGTAGAAGAATATCAGCCTAGACTAAAAATTGCTAACTCCAAAAGCCAGAAGAGGAAACCCACTCAAAGCAGTACCATAAGACTAATCTCGGGCCACGTTTCTGAAATATGTAGCAGCAGAGGTCATAATAAAGACATAAGTTCCAATGATGAGGAATGATTGGTATCAGAAGAGATCGTCTCACATACAGAAAATGTGAGAGTGTGAGACGTACAATTAGCATTAAATGTCTTGTTAGGTAATTAAATCACAAACGAAACCCACTATCAAAAAATAGAACTTGTGGAGGAAAAGGAATGATGAGATTACCAACTTCAAACTTCTTGGGATCAATATCCACGCCAATAATTCTTGTAGCACCCGCGGCTTTAGCACCCTCTGCAACCTGTCAGCCATTCCAAAACATAAAACACTTTGAAAAAAGAACGAAATCCACAAGTTATTAGAAAATTAATGTTGATCAAATTTACAAGAACTTACCGCTAAACCTACTGTTCCAAGACCAAAAACAGCAACATTGGACCCAGGCTCTACTTTTGCAGTGTTCCACACAGCTCCAAGACCTACATAGATAAATTCCCGCATCAAACATTTGAGGCAGACGTTAGTGTTGTTTCCCTAAAGTTGGAACGATGTTCGATTACTCGTAGTATCCAAGATTTAGCACCCCCTCAAAAGACATACAAAAAAACTATGCTGGTCGATCACTTAAAAGATATTTGCAGACAATATCCTTTAGCCGATCATTTACTCACTCATACGTCAATCAACAAAccaatattcaacaatcacaatcTTTAGACCCAACTTGAGACTGAAAACTATGAATATGACTACGAGACAAAATATCATATACAGACTATATCATGCAGAAACTGTAGACAAATATTTGCCGTCATCCATACAAGGATGTCAGAAATTAACCCGTGAAACCACCTTGAGATCAATGTCAAGTTACAGACATAAGAAAGCAAGTTAAGATAGCAGTAACTATCGATTAGCAGAACCCCTTACCAGTAGCGACACCACAACCAAGAAGACAGACTTTATCCAATGGAGCTTGTGGATCAATTTTAGCAACACTAACGTTGTGTACCACCGTATACTGACTGAATGTTGAAGTTCCCATGAAGTGATAAATAGGTTTTCCGTTGACAGAGAAACGACTCTTGCGATCATTCATCATAACTCCAATTCCAGTAGCAGCCCGGACCTTTCCACAGAGGTTCGTTTTACCCGACTTGCAAAATTTGCATTCTTTGCACTCTGCTTGATAGCAAGGAATAACATGGTCTCCAGGCTGTACGTCTGTAACACCTTCACCAACACTCTCCACAATTCTGCATTAGTGATACAAAGGTCAAATTTTATTAGCAATAGAGCTACGCATCAGGTGAAATGCAAAGCTATATCAGTACACACCCAGCAGCTTCATGACCAAGGATACAGGGGAAAAGACCTTCAGGGTCCTGCAGCAAGAATATTTTTAATCAAAAACTAGCGAAAATTCAGAAATCTTAATAACAAATTGCGGAAAGACCATTAAGCACGATGCAAAATATGTGGTGGATTTTCACCAATCggtgtgaaaactgaaaaggtaaGCTGCATGCAACTTAGGTTAGGCCGTTGTTCCATGTTTCAGTGTTCGATTTAATTTTGGAACTGGTTCGAGTTCATAGATCACTACTAGTTTTATATATAAATAACTCTGGCAAGCTAGTTCACGAAAGAACTTCATTTCACTATGAACAATGCAATTCGAGGATCGGACGACCTAAACTTAAACCATACAACAATGGCAGGTGATAATGAACCACAGTATAAGTACAAGGCGAACATCATAAAAAATTAATTTGTGGGACAAATCAAAAACCCTCGAGTTTGTATGATGTGATGAAAATGAACTCAGAAAGTTTACTTTTAAAGATTTATGCCCAAGCCAGCAAAACGACATTTGCGACTTTAACACCAGTTTTCGAAAACATTTCATATCTTAAAAATGTCGAAACCATCACTTCCTAATCAAACCAATGACCGAGTCAGAAAACCGAACAGGCAAACAGCATAATGAACATGTGTCTAATATCGCACATCTCATCACTGGTTTGATCAAAACTTACACTTAAATTTTATTCTTCTCTACACATGTAATCTTTCTCAATTTTCATTGTTATCATACATAATAAACATTCCCATTGAAATTAAACAACGCCCAAAAGAAGATACTATCAGCAATGATCTGAGAAGTAGTAAACGATTCATCTCTGAAACATCtacaactacaacaacaacaacatcatcaaagccttaatcccaaaataattTGCAGTCGACCCACATGAATCATCTTTGAACTAGGATTATAGAATAAGACCGCCCCGTGGGATGGTCTTTGTAATACTATCAATAAACGAGTGTTTTTATATATAAAAGGATCGTCTCACACGGTTTGACGGTTGTATTGTAAAACAAATATAGAAAAAGACCTTGCCACTCCAAGTATAGGCATCAGTATGACAAAGGGCAGTAAAAAGGATCTTGATCCTGACTTCTCCAGTTTGTGGTGGTGCAACTTCAACATCTTCAATCACTAATTCTTTGTTGGCTTCCCATGCAACCGCAGCTTTTCATTTTAAATATTTTTTCAATAGATTAGATTAAATAACTCATCAAAAAAAGTTACAGTATGAACTTGGTAAAAATAATCTTACAAAATTATGGAAAATAGAGAAATTGAAAGGAAATGGTGGGGTATACTATACCTTTGCAGGTGATCACTTTGCCAGTAGTCGCCATTATTGTCAGTGCCAGAGTCCAAAATGTCGAGTGATTGATTCAAAGACGTTTGGTGTTTTTATAGGGACTTGACGATTACCCAAGTCTATAGTGGTGGGCTTTAGTGACCGTAATGGTCtcttttaagacggatatatctaTTTTAAGATTGAATGGGTTAAAATTTTGTTTGAAACAGGCACATCCATCTTAAATCAAAACGTTTTAGGTTGAGTACTTGAGTTGAAACTAATTATTGAGTATTAAAGTTGAATCCGCATTAATTTGATCATTTCCCTTTTGGTCTGGACTCTGGAAGGTAGTAGTTGCACGTTCGCGGGCCAAGCCAGTTGTACGGCCGTGGATCTGGCCAATGCCCCTACCAAGCTCCATAGAAGAGAGACAAGATGTATACACTGAGAAAACACAACTTTACCTACCAATAAGGCTAAAAGGAAAGGAAAAAAGAATTGGTCCACAATACACGAAACTCTTACATTGATAATTCAAATACCACCAATTGATATTTTCACCAGGCCTATCATTGCAATCTGAAGGACAAAGATCAACTGGGGTTTAATTACCGGGTAATTTACAGATTTTGTAAGGTTTATTTCCAATCTTACACTCAATACCACTAAATTTGACGGTGAAAACTCGTTTTAAGGATGATCCGCCAATAGTTGGATGTTTCTTGCTCTCCTCTTCTACCACTCTTTTCAACAGATCACTGACATCGTCCAATGCCCAAGCGACTGATATATGAGGACGAGGGTCCTGCAATTAAAATACAAAATTCCTTTGAAATTACCCAAATGGGTGTGGAAATGAATGGCTTGATCATTGAAGAAACAACTGTCATTTGACTTAATTGCCAAACCTTGTAAAACTCCGGAAGATTGTGCAGTCTGTAAACTTCATTGACAGCTTGAATCTGTTTCGTTATCTGCATATATGGTGAAGAACAGGCTTaatgtttcattcatttgtctatgaAAAAAATAAGGGAAAATGGCACTACAAACCCTATCGGGAAATTCAGCTTTAAATTCAGTGGCTAACAAGAGTAGAGACAACATAACTATTTCACTGGGTACAAGCAATGAAACGAGCTGAACAGCCCTCAAGCAGTGCAAATCTAACTTGAATACATGCAAGTAACTGAGTTATTTATGGCCTTGTACTGTTTATCCTTGTGAAACTAACAGAAAATGGAAGTATGCAGAGAAAATTCATTATCTTTCCGATTTGAAAATAAAATCCATATACAGTGAAAATGACTCTTGGCAGGATTACCAAGAGACTACCACAGAAGTTTCTGAAAACCAAGTTAACATAACCAATAGTGCTCACAAGACTGTGCTTAAGGTTAGGGTTTGGAGATTAGGGCAACTGAACAAGGCTAACTAATTATAACCAGCTTAATAGCTGCGTTACGAATCCTTCAAGTTAAAGAGGACTAGGGCGGCAAGGAAAGTTACAGACTGAAGTGTTTTATTTTCAAGTAATTCAGGTAACATGAATATGAGGAAGAAATTTGTGAATTGGCCCAAGAGTCCATCAATTGGATTAAGTAACCAACCAATGCAACTTTAAACGCCGATTAAGGTATATCATAGGTCCAATAAGCAAGATAAAATCTATCCCAAAATATGCCAAATATCAATATCAACCTCCCCTTTCCATCCTTGTTTTTAAGTGCGGTGATTACCTCTGACAATCCTCCTGTCTTGACTTCTATTGAAAGAAATGTACGTGTATTATCATCATTGACAAAAACCTCCCAATTACTGAAATCGATCCAATACCTGATACAAAAATACAACTTGGAAAAATGAATGCTTAATGTGATTGAAGAAATATTAGAGAGAGATCAGCGAGAAAAAAGAGCTAACTGCTTCTGAGATTGTAGCTTTTGCCGAAGCATGGCCACTACTGAATCAATTTGGTGCACCCGGATTGGTACAGTTCTTCCTAAACTTATATGAAATTCCCTCCCTAGGGCAATCTGTTCAACCTTCTGATCATCATTAAGAAGATTTTCGAGTGCGATGTCAGCATCAACAACATGAAGGCCTGGAAAATTCAGTGACACTTTCCGGAGGAACTTCGCAGCCTCTTTCCTTGCTGATTGTGGTAACTGAACTGcaaaaaatatttaactaaacTGAGCGTCAGTAGTTTATAACATTATATGAAAACTAAACAAGAACAAAATagaaataacaacaatgaaatacATCAACAACAAAAACATGA
It includes:
- the LOC141592047 gene encoding alcohol dehydrogenase class-3-like, which produces MATTGKVITCKAAVAWEANKELVIEDVEVAPPQTGEVRIKILFTALCHTDAYTWSGKDPEGLFPCILGHEAAGIVESVGEGVTDVQPGDHVIPCYQAECKECKFCKSGKTNLCGKVRAATGIGVMMNDRKSRFSVNGKPIYHFMGTSTFSQYTVVHNVSVAKIDPQAPLDKVCLLGCGVATGLGAVWNTAKVEPGSNVAVFGLGTVGLAVAEGAKAAGATRIIGVDIDPKKFEVAKNFGVNEFVNPKDHDKPIQQVIVDLTDGGVDYSFECIGNVSIMRAALECCHKGWGTSVIVGVAASGQEISTRPFQLVTGRVWKGTAFGGFKSRSQVPWLVEKYMKKEIKVDEYITHNLTLREINKAFDLMHEGGCLRCVLAVDE
- the LOC141592048 gene encoding uncharacterized protein LOC141592048, yielding MTINFARSPNSSAIAEECRKDGMDALIASYGESSSSDSDTDDSPPQTTPQPPSLPPPPLSLLTPPNSLFCPLDNLQTGQPSRVRNFPHVEGNYALHVFIPVQLPQSARKEAAKFLRKVSLNFPGLHVVDADIALENLLNDDQKVEQIALGREFHISLGRTVPIRVHQIDSVVAMLRQKLQSQKQYWIDFSNWEVFVNDDNTRTFLSIEVKTGGLSEITKQIQAVNEVYRLHNLPEFYKDPRPHISVAWALDDVSDLLKRVVEEESKKHPTIGGSSLKRVFTVKFSGIECKIGNKPYKICKLPGN